A stretch of Paludisphaera borealis DNA encodes these proteins:
- a CDS encoding cytochrome P450 — MAGVSERPKSPPGPKPHWLSGNLREFARDRLGALTRWQREYGDVVSARFGSRAILVVYHPDLIEQVLVEQNRKFIKHYRLRGATRTLGNGLLTSSGDFWRGQRKLAQPAFHRDRIASYADVIVDHAERMLQSWSPGQTRDLHVDLMRVTLEVVAKTLFDAEVGSDSADASAAMEMLMNNFLARTSALIPIPEWIPTPLNRKLEQAARRLDRIILGLIAERRKTGEDRGDLLSMLLHAQDEESGRGMSDAQLRDEVMTLFMAGHESSANTLSWVFYHLANHSEVEAKLHAELESVLDGRLPTFADLPRLPYTGMVVSETLRLYPTVWMIGREAIEPTEIGGYAIPVGTTVFMPQWAVHRDPRWFDNPETFRPERWSEENRASMHRYAYFPFGGGPRICIGNSFALMEATLLLASIAGRYRLELAPDADVALLPTITLRPAHGLKVVVREAWTSQAVL; from the coding sequence ATGGCCGGTGTTTCAGAGCGTCCCAAGTCCCCCCCGGGTCCGAAGCCGCACTGGCTTTCGGGCAACCTCCGCGAGTTCGCCCGCGACCGCCTGGGAGCGCTCACGCGCTGGCAGCGTGAGTACGGCGACGTCGTGTCGGCGCGGTTTGGTTCACGCGCCATCTTGGTCGTCTATCATCCCGACCTGATCGAGCAGGTGCTCGTCGAGCAGAACCGGAAGTTCATCAAGCACTATCGCCTCCGAGGCGCGACGAGGACGCTGGGCAACGGCCTTTTGACCAGCAGCGGCGATTTCTGGCGCGGTCAGCGCAAGCTGGCGCAACCGGCCTTCCACCGCGATCGGATCGCCTCGTACGCCGACGTGATCGTCGACCACGCCGAGAGGATGTTGCAGTCCTGGAGCCCCGGCCAGACGCGCGACCTCCATGTCGATCTGATGCGGGTGACGCTCGAGGTCGTCGCCAAGACGTTGTTCGACGCCGAGGTCGGAAGCGACTCGGCCGACGCGTCGGCGGCGATGGAAATGCTGATGAACAATTTCCTCGCGCGGACCTCCGCGTTGATCCCGATCCCTGAATGGATTCCCACGCCGTTGAACCGGAAGCTCGAACAGGCCGCGAGGCGGCTGGATCGGATCATTCTCGGCCTGATCGCCGAGCGGCGAAAGACCGGCGAGGACCGCGGCGACCTGCTCTCGATGCTCTTGCACGCCCAGGACGAGGAGAGCGGCCGGGGGATGAGCGACGCCCAGCTTCGCGACGAGGTGATGACCCTCTTCATGGCCGGGCACGAGTCGTCCGCCAACACGCTCTCCTGGGTTTTCTACCACCTGGCGAACCATTCCGAAGTCGAGGCCAAGCTCCACGCCGAGTTGGAAAGCGTGCTGGACGGCCGACTGCCGACGTTCGCCGATCTGCCCCGGCTTCCCTACACCGGAATGGTGGTCTCCGAGACGTTGCGGCTCTATCCCACCGTCTGGATGATCGGTCGCGAGGCGATCGAGCCGACGGAGATCGGCGGCTATGCCATCCCCGTCGGCACGACCGTCTTCATGCCCCAGTGGGCCGTGCATCGCGACCCTCGCTGGTTCGACAACCCCGAGACGTTCCGCCCCGAGCGCTGGAGCGAGGAGAACCGGGCGTCGATGCACCGTTACGCCTACTTCCCCTTCGGCGGCGGTCCGAGGATCTGCATCGGCAACAGCTTCGCCCTGATGGAGGCCACGCTCTTGCTGGCGTCGATCGCCGGCCGCTACCGCCTGGAACTCGCCCCCGACGCCGACGTCGCGCTGCTCCCCACGATCACCCTCCGCCCCGCTCACGGCCTAAAGGTCGTGGTCCGCGAGGCGTGGACGTCACAGGCCGTTCTCTAG
- a CDS encoding ABC transporter ATP-binding protein encodes MAQHRWTGSRRRFLAFLRTQRDAFWKTSDAAPNEPDGRAAPATRNRSLKVLYRELYGLLKGHKQALGAALLGLSIGTLLKLIPPAATKAAIDYVMLAQPIPDAVVRWSPVAIPESPRQRLLILVGATMIVTLLGTIVGLWSRWLATRATKRVQIGVRRKVYEHAMRLPLHRVYQLKSGGASSLLREDAGGVGELVFSMIYNPWRAVVQFLGGLVVLAWVDWRLLAGAVCLLPVLYFSDLIWNRRIRPIFREVRKRRQQIDSETTEVFGGMRVVRAFGRQKSESVRFMGENHLMIRLELFVWWLSRSIELIWELLLPLASVVLLYYGGLQVLDGKISLGDLTMFLVYLAMLLEPMAVLATSVTQFQNNLSGFDRVLDLLAEPREMADRVGAHRIQKENVDGRLSLEGVGFAYPGTNRMVLRDIDLEVEAGETIALVGRSGSGKTTLCNLIARFYDPTQGVVRLDGAPLPEIDVESYRRILGIVEQDVFLFDGTIAENISYGDRTASLERIIQAAETANAAEFIDRLPDGYDTFIGERGVRLSGGQRQRLAIARAILADPRIFILDEATSNLDSESERLIQQSLATLLQGRTSFVIAHRLSTIRHADRILVLDDGAIVEIGAHEELMASDGPYRDMVELQRLGSDDGL; translated from the coding sequence TTGGCTCAACATCGATGGACCGGCAGCAGGCGGCGGTTTCTGGCGTTCCTTCGCACCCAGCGCGACGCGTTCTGGAAGACGTCCGACGCCGCCCCCAACGAGCCCGACGGCCGCGCCGCGCCGGCCACCCGAAACCGTTCGCTGAAGGTGCTTTACCGCGAGCTTTACGGGCTCCTCAAGGGCCACAAGCAGGCTCTCGGCGCGGCCTTGCTGGGACTCTCGATCGGGACGTTGCTGAAGCTGATCCCCCCCGCCGCGACCAAGGCGGCCATCGATTACGTGATGCTGGCCCAGCCGATCCCCGACGCGGTCGTCCGGTGGTCGCCGGTCGCGATCCCCGAATCGCCCCGCCAGCGGCTCTTGATCCTGGTCGGCGCGACGATGATCGTCACGCTTCTGGGCACGATCGTCGGTCTCTGGAGCCGCTGGCTCGCGACCCGAGCGACCAAGAGGGTCCAGATCGGCGTCCGCCGCAAGGTCTACGAGCACGCCATGCGGCTGCCCTTGCACCGGGTCTACCAGCTCAAGTCCGGCGGGGCGTCGAGCCTGCTCCGGGAAGACGCCGGAGGCGTCGGCGAACTGGTCTTCAGCATGATCTACAACCCCTGGCGCGCGGTGGTCCAGTTCCTCGGCGGGCTCGTCGTCCTGGCCTGGGTCGACTGGCGGCTGCTGGCGGGGGCGGTGTGCCTGTTGCCGGTCTTGTATTTCTCGGACCTGATCTGGAACCGCCGCATCCGGCCGATCTTCCGCGAGGTCCGCAAGAGGCGGCAGCAGATCGACTCCGAGACCACCGAGGTCTTCGGCGGCATGCGCGTGGTCCGGGCGTTCGGCCGCCAGAAAAGCGAGTCGGTCCGGTTCATGGGCGAGAACCACCTGATGATCCGGCTTGAGCTGTTCGTCTGGTGGCTGTCGCGGTCGATCGAGTTGATCTGGGAGCTGCTGCTGCCGCTGGCCTCGGTCGTCTTGCTCTACTACGGCGGTCTTCAGGTCCTCGACGGCAAGATCTCGCTGGGCGACCTGACGATGTTCCTGGTCTACCTGGCGATGCTCCTGGAGCCGATGGCGGTGCTGGCCACGAGCGTCACCCAGTTCCAGAACAACCTCTCCGGCTTCGACCGCGTCCTCGACCTGCTCGCCGAACCTCGCGAGATGGCCGACCGCGTCGGCGCGCATCGGATTCAGAAGGAAAACGTCGACGGCCGGCTCAGCCTGGAGGGCGTCGGCTTCGCCTATCCGGGGACGAACCGGATGGTGCTGCGGGACATCGACCTGGAGGTCGAGGCCGGCGAGACGATCGCGCTGGTGGGGCGCAGTGGGTCGGGCAAGACGACCCTCTGCAACCTGATCGCCCGGTTCTACGATCCGACGCAAGGCGTGGTCCGGCTCGACGGCGCGCCGCTGCCGGAGATCGACGTCGAGAGCTATCGGCGGATTCTCGGCATCGTCGAGCAGGACGTCTTCTTGTTCGACGGCACGATCGCCGAGAACATCAGCTACGGCGACCGCACCGCCAGCCTCGAACGGATCATCCAGGCCGCCGAGACCGCCAACGCCGCCGAGTTCATCGATCGCCTGCCCGACGGGTACGACACCTTCATCGGCGAGCGCGGGGTGCGGCTCAGCGGCGGCCAGCGCCAGCGGCTGGCCATCGCCCGGGCGATCCTCGCCGACCCCCGGATCTTCATCCTCGACGAGGCCACCAGCAACCTCGACAGCGAGAGCGAGCGCCTGATCCAGCAAAGCCTGGCGACCCTGCTGCAAGGCCGGACCTCGTTCGTGATCGCGCACCGCCTGAGCACGATCCGCCACGCCGACCGCATCCTCGTCCTCGACGACGGCGCGATCGTCGAGATCGGCGCTCACGAAGAGTTGATGGCCTCCGACGGCCCCTACCGCGACATGGTCGAGCTGCAACGGCTAGGGAGCGACGACGGCCTGTGA
- a CDS encoding fused MFS/spermidine synthase, with protein sequence MKSTPVGWLFGIATLAASALLFAVQPMIGKMLLPHFGGTPGVWNTCMVFFQAMLLAGYAYAHLTTSRLGFRGQAVVHGTLAAAALLVLPIVVPVDRLPSDFGALGPAPRLFGLLVAAAGAPFFLIAATAPLLQRWFTLSGDRRAHDPYFLYAASNTGNLLALAAYPLFIEPLSTLGWQSRAWAWGFAVSAVLTISCAVVVWARSPRVETPPVDPVEDSDRVGWATLFDWIVLAAIPSSWLLAVTTYATTDLASMPLLWTIPLGVYLATYILAFGASGTRWKRGAEAVFPWLAAILALVLSAGFVNAYWVPLHALAFFAGALLCHQRLAESRPPAGRLTLFYLAIALGGVLGSLFNAIVAPLLFDRMIEYPLAVFLTCLAAFREPGLWAAGFRRIARELIAPAAVFGLMLILIAGRNVSDSPVGVLALMLASGLGVLVVWKTRGRPLRFALTIGAVLLAGGVAPEPGGEVIHRSRNFFGTLRVLYDRRAEVYRLIHGSTLHGQQSLESSRRAEPSTYFTRSGPIGGLFESLDPALRRAGSRVAIVGLGTGTLACYAQPGQSWTFYEIDDAVVRIAEDSRYFSYLADARKRGATVEIVEGDARLRLGAAPDGGYRLIVLDAFSSDAVPVHLLSREAIALYRRKLAPGGVLAFNLSNRYLDLDPLMDRQARDAGLVCRIRYDVDVSPEEKQAGKLPSIWAVMADRDADLPGLVDAPPWQLPRHRPGSIAWTDDYSNLGSYLVFRSRWARDRAR encoded by the coding sequence ATGAAATCGACTCCGGTAGGCTGGCTGTTCGGGATCGCGACCCTCGCGGCCTCGGCGTTGCTGTTCGCCGTTCAGCCGATGATCGGCAAGATGCTGCTCCCCCACTTCGGCGGTACGCCGGGCGTCTGGAACACCTGCATGGTGTTCTTCCAGGCCATGCTGCTGGCGGGCTACGCCTACGCTCACCTGACCACCTCACGACTCGGATTTCGAGGGCAGGCCGTGGTCCACGGGACGCTCGCGGCGGCGGCCCTGCTCGTCTTGCCGATCGTCGTACCCGTCGACCGGCTCCCCTCGGATTTCGGCGCGCTCGGGCCGGCGCCGAGGCTGTTCGGTCTGCTCGTCGCGGCGGCCGGAGCGCCGTTCTTCCTGATCGCGGCGACGGCCCCGCTGCTGCAACGTTGGTTCACCCTCAGCGGCGATCGCCGCGCGCACGACCCGTATTTCCTGTACGCCGCGAGCAACACGGGCAACCTGCTCGCCCTGGCCGCGTACCCGCTTTTCATAGAACCGCTCTCGACGCTCGGCTGGCAGAGCCGCGCCTGGGCCTGGGGCTTCGCGGTCTCGGCGGTGTTGACGATCTCGTGCGCGGTCGTCGTCTGGGCTCGATCGCCGCGCGTCGAGACGCCGCCCGTCGATCCGGTCGAGGACTCCGATCGGGTGGGTTGGGCGACGCTGTTCGATTGGATCGTGCTGGCGGCGATCCCGTCGAGCTGGCTCCTGGCCGTGACCACGTACGCGACGACCGACCTGGCGTCGATGCCCCTGCTCTGGACGATCCCCCTGGGCGTTTATCTGGCGACCTACATCCTGGCGTTCGGCGCGTCGGGGACGCGGTGGAAGCGGGGGGCGGAGGCCGTGTTCCCCTGGCTCGCGGCGATCCTGGCCCTGGTGTTGAGCGCGGGATTCGTGAATGCCTACTGGGTTCCATTGCACGCCCTGGCTTTCTTCGCCGGAGCCTTACTCTGTCACCAGCGGCTCGCCGAATCGCGGCCGCCGGCCGGGCGCCTGACTCTTTTCTACCTGGCGATCGCCCTCGGCGGCGTACTCGGAAGCCTGTTCAACGCGATCGTCGCCCCCCTGCTCTTCGACCGGATGATCGAGTACCCGCTCGCCGTCTTTCTGACGTGCCTGGCCGCGTTTCGCGAGCCTGGGCTGTGGGCGGCGGGTTTTCGACGCATTGCTCGCGAGCTGATCGCACCGGCGGCCGTTTTCGGCCTGATGCTGATCTTGATCGCCGGCCGCAACGTCAGCGATTCGCCGGTGGGCGTCCTGGCCCTGATGCTGGCTTCGGGCCTGGGCGTTCTGGTCGTCTGGAAGACGCGCGGCCGGCCGCTCCGGTTCGCGCTGACCATCGGCGCGGTCTTGCTGGCCGGCGGCGTCGCGCCCGAACCGGGGGGCGAGGTGATTCATCGCAGCCGCAACTTCTTCGGGACGCTGCGGGTGCTGTACGATCGGAGAGCGGAGGTCTATCGGCTGATTCACGGCAGCACTCTCCACGGCCAGCAGAGCCTTGAGTCTTCCCGGCGAGCCGAGCCTTCGACGTACTTCACGCGATCCGGCCCGATCGGCGGCCTGTTCGAATCGCTCGATCCCGCGCTCCGGCGAGCCGGTTCGCGGGTGGCGATCGTCGGGCTCGGCACGGGAACCCTGGCCTGCTACGCGCAGCCCGGCCAGTCGTGGACGTTCTACGAGATCGACGACGCCGTGGTCCGGATCGCCGAAGACTCTCGCTATTTCTCGTACCTGGCCGATGCGCGAAAGCGCGGCGCGACGGTCGAGATCGTCGAGGGGGACGCGCGGCTGCGGCTCGGCGCAGCCCCCGACGGCGGCTATCGACTGATCGTGCTCGACGCCTTCAGCTCCGACGCCGTGCCCGTGCACTTGCTGTCGCGCGAGGCGATCGCGCTCTACCGCCGCAAACTCGCGCCGGGGGGCGTGCTGGCCTTCAACCTCTCGAACCGCTACCTGGATCTCGATCCGTTGATGGACCGCCAGGCCCGCGACGCCGGCCTCGTCTGCCGAATTCGGTACGACGTGGACGTCTCCCCCGAGGAGAAACAGGCCGGCAAGCTGCCGTCGATCTGGGCCGTCATGGCCGACCGCGACGCCGATCTGCCTGGCCTCGTCGACGCCCCCCCCTGGCAGCTCCCCCGCCATCGCCCCGGCTCGATAGCCTGGACCGACGACTACTCGAACCTCGGCTCGTACCTGGTTTTCCGCTCTCGCTGGGCCCGCGATCGAGCCCGATGA
- a CDS encoding MGH1-like glycoside hydrolase domain-containing protein: MDLDHPLDAEADRLKQDARREKNWKRWGPYLSERQWATVREDYSPDGELWKSFPHDHARSRAYRWGEDGLMGICDRECRLCFALALWNENDPILKERLFGLTNPEGNHSEDVKECYYYLDSTPTHSYLKALYKYPQAAFPYERLVDENRRRTRRDPEFELIDTGIFDDSRYFDVQAEYAKAAPEDILIRVTVFNRGPESARLHVLPTLWFRNTWTWDAAYEEEGHWPRPRLEQDGEDSVQAEHATLGRFRLSAAPGPDGKPPSWLFTENDTNLARLFKTENAGPYVKDGFHACVVDGRTDAVNPARVGTKAAAHYILDIPAGGQATVRLRLSADSEKPAGDPIGPDFAAVFDARARETDAFYEARIPHELTNDERLVSRRAYAGLLWSKQFYEYILPEWLDGDRGQPRPSDARRRHPNRAWPHLYSRDVLSTPDKWEYPAFFAWDLAFHMLPFAHIDPDFAKEQLLLLLREWYMHPNGQLPACEYDLSDVNPPVHAYACWRVYKLTGKPGGRDVGFLERAFQKLLLNFTWWVNRQDAAGDNVFAGGFLGLDNIGVFDRSKGVPAGGRLEQADGTAWMGFYCTTMLAIAIELARFNPSYEDVASKFFEHFIQIADALNHLGGDGLWHEEDGFYYDHLRCANESIPLRVRSLVGWIPLLAVEVLEEEIIHAELPQFQKRLFWFLKFRKDLLKSIALMDRKGEPGSRRLLLALPGRERLVRALRRILDESEFLSPYGVRSMSRAYKDQPYVFWAGGQEYRVAYMPGDMETTDFGGNSNWRGPVWFPVNHLLVEALQRYHHFYGDDLKVECPTGSGRFLNLFEVAHEIGERLGRLFRTDEQGRRPGQGPERRFADDPHWRNLVLFHEYFHGDDGRGLGASHQTGWTALIARHLEDCAQGRRKKAEKRSGPTSGP, from the coding sequence ATGGATCTCGACCACCCGCTCGACGCCGAGGCGGACCGCCTGAAGCAAGACGCCCGACGCGAGAAGAACTGGAAACGCTGGGGGCCGTATCTGTCCGAGCGTCAGTGGGCGACCGTCCGCGAGGACTACTCGCCCGACGGCGAACTTTGGAAATCGTTCCCTCACGACCACGCTCGCAGCCGCGCCTACCGCTGGGGCGAGGACGGCCTGATGGGGATTTGCGACCGCGAGTGCCGGCTCTGCTTCGCTCTGGCCCTCTGGAACGAGAACGACCCGATCCTCAAGGAGCGGTTGTTCGGCCTGACCAACCCCGAGGGGAACCATTCCGAGGACGTCAAGGAGTGCTATTACTACCTCGACTCCACGCCCACCCACAGCTACCTCAAAGCCCTCTACAAGTACCCGCAGGCCGCGTTCCCCTACGAGCGGCTCGTCGATGAGAACCGCCGTCGAACTCGGCGCGATCCCGAGTTCGAGCTGATCGACACGGGGATTTTCGACGACAGCCGCTATTTCGACGTCCAGGCCGAGTACGCCAAGGCCGCGCCCGAGGACATCCTCATCCGCGTGACCGTGTTCAACCGAGGTCCGGAATCGGCCCGGCTGCACGTGCTCCCCACGCTCTGGTTCCGCAACACCTGGACGTGGGACGCCGCCTACGAAGAGGAGGGCCACTGGCCCAGACCGCGATTGGAGCAGGACGGCGAGGATTCGGTTCAAGCCGAACACGCCACCTTGGGACGCTTCCGCCTGTCGGCCGCGCCCGGTCCCGACGGCAAGCCGCCGTCATGGCTTTTCACGGAGAACGACACGAACCTGGCGCGACTGTTCAAGACCGAGAACGCCGGCCCGTACGTCAAGGACGGCTTTCACGCATGCGTCGTCGACGGCCGCACCGACGCGGTGAACCCGGCGCGAGTCGGCACGAAGGCGGCGGCTCATTACATCCTGGATATTCCCGCGGGAGGCCAGGCGACGGTCCGGCTGCGGCTGTCGGCCGATAGCGAAAAACCCGCGGGCGACCCGATCGGCCCCGACTTCGCGGCGGTCTTCGACGCGCGAGCCCGCGAGACCGACGCCTTCTACGAGGCGCGCATCCCGCATGAGCTGACCAATGACGAGCGGCTCGTCTCCCGCCGGGCGTACGCCGGGTTGCTCTGGTCGAAGCAGTTCTACGAGTACATTCTGCCCGAGTGGCTCGACGGCGATCGCGGCCAGCCGAGGCCGTCGGACGCCCGGCGGCGGCACCCGAACCGCGCGTGGCCCCACCTCTACAGCCGTGACGTGCTGTCGACGCCCGACAAGTGGGAGTACCCGGCCTTCTTCGCCTGGGATCTCGCCTTCCACATGCTCCCGTTCGCCCACATCGACCCCGACTTCGCCAAGGAACAACTGCTGCTGCTCCTCCGCGAGTGGTACATGCACCCCAACGGCCAGCTCCCGGCCTGCGAGTACGACCTCTCCGACGTCAACCCGCCGGTCCACGCCTACGCGTGCTGGCGCGTGTATAAGCTCACTGGCAAACCCGGCGGCCGGGACGTCGGCTTCCTGGAGCGAGCCTTCCAGAAACTGCTGCTGAACTTCACCTGGTGGGTCAACCGCCAGGATGCGGCGGGCGACAACGTCTTCGCCGGGGGCTTCCTCGGCCTGGACAACATCGGCGTCTTCGACCGCTCGAAAGGGGTGCCGGCCGGCGGTCGGCTGGAGCAGGCGGACGGCACGGCCTGGATGGGCTTCTACTGCACGACCATGCTCGCCATCGCCATCGAGCTGGCCCGGTTCAACCCGTCCTACGAGGACGTCGCCAGCAAGTTCTTCGAGCACTTCATCCAGATCGCCGACGCCCTCAACCATCTGGGCGGCGACGGGCTGTGGCACGAGGAAGACGGCTTCTACTACGATCACCTCAGATGCGCGAACGAATCGATTCCGCTGCGGGTCCGCTCGCTCGTGGGCTGGATTCCCTTGCTGGCCGTCGAGGTCCTCGAAGAGGAGATCATCCATGCCGAGCTGCCGCAGTTCCAGAAGCGGCTGTTCTGGTTCCTCAAATTCCGTAAGGATCTGCTCAAGTCGATCGCCCTCATGGACAGGAAGGGCGAACCGGGCAGCCGCCGGTTGCTCCTGGCTCTGCCAGGACGGGAACGGTTGGTGCGCGCCCTGCGCCGAATCCTGGACGAAAGCGAATTCCTCTCCCCTTACGGGGTCCGCTCGATGTCGCGGGCTTACAAGGACCAGCCCTACGTGTTCTGGGCCGGCGGCCAGGAATATCGCGTGGCCTACATGCCGGGCGACATGGAGACGACGGATTTCGGCGGGAACTCGAACTGGCGAGGACCGGTCTGGTTCCCCGTCAACCACCTCCTGGTCGAGGCGCTCCAGCGCTACCACCACTTCTACGGCGACGACCTCAAGGTCGAGTGCCCCACCGGCTCGGGACGGTTCCTGAACCTGTTCGAGGTGGCCCACGAGATCGGCGAACGGTTGGGCCGTCTCTTCCGGACGGACGAGCAGGGACGTCGACCGGGTCAGGGGCCGGAACGACGGTTCGCGGACGACCCGCACTGGCGGAACCTCGTGCTGTTCCACGAGTATTTCCACGGCGACGACGGCCGGGGGCTGGGAGCCAGCCACCAGACCGGTTGGACCGCGCTCATCGCGCGCCACCTCGAAGATTGCGCCCAGGGGCGACGGAAGAAAGCGGAGAAACGCTCAGGGCCGACCAGCGGGCCGTGA
- a CDS encoding DUF1552 domain-containing protein, translating into MSLPWLESVPVWGAATASGSAAASAPKRFAALFMGCGVNPDQWWAKGSGATMELGRCLEPLAPLRSKINVVNGLFNKHATGVGIHPGQTGNILSGAALKKGAELKGGISIDQMLARHQGEDAVQPSMVLGCEQPITGYHETNFSMAYSSHISWQSATSPVPMEVYPSLAFDSLFDNRGGKRNQSILDRVRDEAAGLSRRVSASDRAKLDEYLTSVREVERRVAPMRDEKSTADARAGDRGRPTLTMPRPDNGLPEDVRAHMRLMCDLIALGFQTDKTRIATLLLCRDISGLFYPFLDVRAAHHGASHDDRSTSYERVTQYYVSQLAYLATRLDAMPEGEGTVLDNTCLLFTNSMWSGSKHDASKVPVVLAGGLGGTLQTGRVLDYHDKGDDHRKLCGMYLGIMDRMGVQLDHFGDADARLAGF; encoded by the coding sequence ATGTCCCTGCCGTGGCTGGAGTCGGTCCCCGTCTGGGGCGCCGCCACGGCGTCGGGGAGCGCCGCCGCGTCTGCCCCAAAGCGGTTCGCCGCGCTGTTCATGGGGTGCGGCGTCAACCCCGACCAGTGGTGGGCCAAGGGCTCGGGCGCGACGATGGAGCTGGGTCGTTGCCTCGAACCGTTGGCCCCGTTGCGGTCGAAGATCAACGTCGTCAACGGCCTGTTCAACAAGCACGCCACGGGCGTTGGCATCCACCCCGGCCAGACCGGCAACATCCTCTCGGGCGCGGCTCTCAAGAAGGGTGCGGAGCTGAAGGGGGGAATCAGCATCGATCAGATGCTCGCCCGCCACCAAGGGGAAGACGCCGTCCAGCCGAGCATGGTCCTTGGCTGCGAGCAGCCGATCACCGGCTACCACGAGACGAACTTCTCGATGGCGTACAGCTCGCACATCTCGTGGCAGAGCGCGACCTCGCCGGTGCCGATGGAGGTCTACCCGTCGCTCGCCTTCGACAGCCTGTTCGACAACCGGGGCGGCAAGCGAAACCAGAGCATTTTGGACCGCGTCCGCGACGAGGCGGCGGGCCTGAGCCGGCGGGTCAGCGCGAGCGACCGGGCGAAGCTCGACGAGTACCTGACGAGCGTCCGCGAGGTCGAGCGCCGGGTCGCGCCGATGCGGGATGAGAAGTCGACCGCCGACGCCCGCGCCGGCGACCGGGGCCGCCCGACCCTGACGATGCCCCGGCCCGACAACGGCCTGCCGGAAGACGTCCGCGCGCACATGCGCTTGATGTGCGATCTGATCGCGTTGGGCTTCCAGACCGACAAGACGCGAATCGCCACGCTGCTGCTCTGCCGCGACATCTCGGGCCTCTTTTATCCCTTCCTCGACGTCCGCGCGGCGCACCACGGGGCCTCGCACGACGACCGATCGACGTCCTACGAGCGGGTGACGCAATACTACGTGAGCCAGCTCGCCTACCTCGCCACGCGCCTCGACGCCATGCCCGAGGGCGAAGGCACCGTGCTCGACAACACCTGCCTGCTATTCACCAACAGCATGTGGTCGGGTTCGAAGCACGACGCGAGCAAGGTGCCGGTCGTCCTCGCCGGCGGCCTCGGAGGAACGCTCCAGACCGGCCGCGTGCTCGACTACCACGACAAGGGCGACGACCACCGCAAGCTTTGCGGCATGTACCTGGGTATCATGGACCGGATGGGCGTTCAGCTCGACCACTTCGGCGACGCCGACGCGCGCCTCGCGGGATTTTGA